Proteins encoded within one genomic window of Numenius arquata chromosome 12, bNumArq3.hap1.1, whole genome shotgun sequence:
- the IBA57 gene encoding putative transferase CAF17, mitochondrial isoform X2, with translation MGWRLITKNGANPSEIIPGSQIGNIQDYHRHRYQQGIPEGVKDLPPGVALPLESNLAYMNGISFTKGCYIGQELTARTHHMGVIRKRLLPIRFSAPLPKDSIPEGAEVVTESGKSAGKFRAGGGELGIALLRLVNINEPLYLNIAGDKVKLTASTPEWWPKTAGK, from the exons ATGGGCTGGAGACTGATTACAAAGAACGGAGCAAATCCGTCGGAGATTATCCCTGGGAGTCAGATTGGAAATATTCAGGATTACCACAGGCACAGGTACCAGCAAG GAATTCCCGAAGGTGTGAAAGATCTCCCTCCGGGAGTAGCCCTCCCGCTGGAATCGAACCTGGCCTACATGAACGGCATCAGCTTTACCAAAGGCTGTTACATCGGGCAGGAGTTGACAGCCAGGACCCACCACATGGGTGTCATCCGCAAGCGTCTGCTGCCGATCCGCTTTTCGGCTCCTCTTCCCAAGGACAGCATTCCCGAGGGTGCCGAGGTCGTAACCGAATCGGGAAAGTCGGCCGGCAAGTTCCGGGCTGGAGGAGGTGAACTGGGTATAGCTTTGCTGAGGTTAGTGAATATCAACGAACCGCTCTACCTAAATATCGCGGGTGATAAAGTCAAGCTCACTGCAAGTACACCCGAGTGGTGGCCAAAAACTGCTGGAAAATAA
- the IBA57 gene encoding putative transferase CAF17, mitochondrial isoform X1, whose protein sequence is MLVRAAAGTAAAATTLPGLRRLWRGGGNGAAACFPLGRALLAVRGAEAAIFLQGLLTNDVTRLVEGEGSTPPAPAGGAGLPRALYAHALNVQGRCLYDLLLYRLHESPEEEPHILLECDGGVLEALQKHLKLYKIRRKVNIAPRLDLSLWAVVPGERAGDIAGSLAKSADRALLLTPDPRTEVMGWRLITKNGANPSEIIPGSQIGNIQDYHRHRYQQGIPEGVKDLPPGVALPLESNLAYMNGISFTKGCYIGQELTARTHHMGVIRKRLLPIRFSAPLPKDSIPEGAEVVTESGKSAGKFRAGGGELGIALLRLVNINEPLYLNIAGDKVKLTASTPEWWPKTAGK, encoded by the exons ATGCTGGTGAGGGCAGCGGCGGGAACGGCGGCGGCAGCAACAACCCTGCCCGGGCTGCGGCGGttgtggcggggcggggggaacgGGGCCGCCGCCTGTTTCCCGCTGGGCCGGGCGCTGCTGGCGGTGCGGGGCGCCGAGGCCGCCATCTTCCTCCAGGGGCTCCTCACCAATGACGTCACGCGGCTGGTGGAGGGGGAAGGCTccaccccccccgctcccgccggcgGCGCGGGGCTGCCGCGCGCCCTCTACGCGCATGCGCTGAACGTCCAGGGCCGCTGCCTATACGACCTCCTCCTCTACAG GCTTCACGAGAGCCCAGAAGAAGAGCCACACATCCTGCTGGAGTGTGACGGCGGCGTGCTGGAGGCCCTGCAAAAACATCTCAAACTGTACAAGATCCGGAGGAAAGTAAACATCGCCCCTCGCCTTGACCTCTCTTTGTGGGCCGTCGTCCCCGGGGAGCGGGCTGGAGACATCGCCGGTTCCCTGGCCAAATCTGCAGACCGGGCCCTGCTCTTAACTCCTGACCCCAGAACAGAAGTCATGGGCTGGAGACTGATTACAAAGAACGGAGCAAATCCGTCGGAGATTATCCCTGGGAGTCAGATTGGAAATATTCAGGATTACCACAGGCACAGGTACCAGCAAG GAATTCCCGAAGGTGTGAAAGATCTCCCTCCGGGAGTAGCCCTCCCGCTGGAATCGAACCTGGCCTACATGAACGGCATCAGCTTTACCAAAGGCTGTTACATCGGGCAGGAGTTGACAGCCAGGACCCACCACATGGGTGTCATCCGCAAGCGTCTGCTGCCGATCCGCTTTTCGGCTCCTCTTCCCAAGGACAGCATTCCCGAGGGTGCCGAGGTCGTAACCGAATCGGGAAAGTCGGCCGGCAAGTTCCGGGCTGGAGGAGGTGAACTGGGTATAGCTTTGCTGAGGTTAGTGAATATCAACGAACCGCTCTACCTAAATATCGCGGGTGATAAAGTCAAGCTCACTGCAAGTACACCCGAGTGGTGGCCAAAAACTGCTGGAAAATAA
- the GJC2 gene encoding gap junction gamma-2 protein: protein MTNMSWSFLTRLLEEIHNHSTFVGKVWLTVLIVFRIVLTAVGGESIYSDEQSKFTCNTKQPGCDNVCYDAFAPLSHVRFWVFQIIMISTPSVMYLGYAIHRIARSAEEEKKFKGFKKKKQFALNWQAVRNMEDPMEADEEEPMISDDTAEREKAKAKPKSKEQQKHDGRRRIQQEGLMKIYVFQLLTRASFEVCFLIGQYLLYGFEVEAYYVCNRVPCPHTVDCFVSRPTEKTIFLLVMYVVSCLCLLLNMCEMFHLGFGTIRDAIRNRKINSFRQPPYNYAYPKNISCPPEYNLVVKSEKSTKIPNSLMAHEQNLANVAQEQQCTSPDENLPADLSTLHKHLRVAQEQLDIAFQSYSSTQANTQPSRTSSPASGGTVVEQNRANTAQEKQGHRHNFYMEAKREKEFQTNLVLSSSALTKDTSSLFPTHSSVGKLQ from the exons ATGACCAACATGAGCTGGAGCTTTCTAACCCGCCTGCTAGAAGAGATTCACAATCACTCCACCTTCGTGGGGAAGGTCTGGCTCACCGTGCTCATCGTCTTCCGCATTGTCTTGACAGCGGTGGGTGGGGAGTCCATCTACTCCGATGAGCAGAGCAAGTTCACCTGTAACACCAAGCAGCCCGGCTGCGACAACGTCTGTTACGATGCCTTCGCGCCGCTGTCACACGTCAGGTTCTGGGTCTTCCAGATCATCATGATATCCACCCCTTCCGTCATGTACCTGGGCTATGCCATCCACAGGATCGCCCGGTcggcagaggaggagaagaagttCAAGGGATTCAAGAAGAAGAAGCAGTTTGCTTTGAACTGGCAGGCGGTGCGCAACATGGAGGACCCCATGGAGGCTGACGAAGAAGAGCCCATGATCTCTGATGATACAGCAGAACGTGAGAAAGCCAAAGCCAAACCCAAGAGCAAAGAGCAACAAAAGCATGATGGGAGGAGGCGCATCCAGCAAGAAGGACTGATGAAAATCTATGTCTTCCAGCTACTTACCAGAGCTTCGTTTGAAGTCTGCTTTTTGATAGGGCAGTATTTGCTCTATGGTTTTGAGGTAGAAGCCTATTACGTCTGCAACAGAGTCCCTTGCCCTCACACTGTGGACTGTTTTGTGTCCCGGCCAACAGAGAAGACCATCTTTCTCCTGGTGATGTACGTCGTGAGCTGCCTGTGCTTACTGCTGAACATGTGTGAGATGTTTCACCTAGGGTTTGGGACCATCCGAGATGCCATTCGCAACCGGAAAATCAACAGCTTTAGGCAGCCTCCCTACAACTATGCCTACCCAAAGAACATCTCCTGCCCTCCTGAGTACAACCTGGTAGTGAAATCGGAGAAGTCCACCAAGATCCCCAACAGCCTGATGGCTCACGAGCAGAACTTGGCTAATGTCGCTCAGGAGCAGCAGTGCACCAGCCCGGATGAGAACCTCCCGGCAGACTTGTCCACCCTTCACAAACACTTGCGAGTGGCCCAGGAGCAGTTAGACATAGCGTTTCAGAGCTACAGCAGCACCCAGGCCAACACACAACCTTCTCGAACCAGCAGTCCCGCCTCGGGtggcacggtggtagagcagaaCAGGGCCAACACCGCCCAGGAGAAACAAG GGCACAGGCACAATTTTTATATGGAAGCCAAGAGAGAAAAGGAGTTTCAGACCAATTTAGTGCTGTCTTCCAGTGCGTTAACAAAAGACACTTCTTCTCTGTTTCCAACACATTCTTCAGTTGGGAAACTCCAGTGA